The uncultured Methanomethylovorans sp. genome contains a region encoding:
- a CDS encoding right-handed parallel beta-helix repeat-containing protein: MKLFRKHVVSGLSAIVGLLCIMMAISMVYAAQNNNTGEAMQGMGGENDLASMKNMTLEMINNTNQDLESMKVNANDTTIANINDYISELEYIKSNVEIADSIEALNTERTSLDELFKTMNGTIGFGFPMNGEKPNMSGMGDQAGPGSSQMPQMGNQTGPGPVMGNQSGSGPSQMPQMGNQTNGQPPMQGNGSAMMGSPEQNTEQVQNSSEESGIFAKIIGFFKSLFSSDSAAISSTTTTTTSDSSAYTQSGETLSKSDMEITATNTDESAIKVTDGGSFTLSDSTITKTGDTSSTDNSDFYGLNAGVLSESGSNIELSNCTVTTNANGANAVFATGSGSSITLSDVKIETSQDGSRGVDATLGGTITCTDVDISTQGAHCATIATDRGSGTITVTGGTMTTAGDGSPAVYSTGNITVSDATLTATGSEAAVIEGKNTITLNDCIITGMKKCGAMLYQSFSGDAEVGTSVFTMNGGSLTAAVGPLFYSTNTNAVFNLNGVELTGNSDTLLTASADRWGTEGSNGATVAFNANAQLLDGNITCDNISSITVTLHNGTTLTGAINTENTAGMMALNIDSSSTWNVTGTSYLTTFTDDDSTLSNIDDNGYTIYYDSSNSANSWLESKTYDLNDGGKLTPISS; encoded by the coding sequence ATGAAACTTTTTAGAAAACACGTTGTTTCAGGATTGTCAGCAATAGTTGGATTGCTTTGTATAATGATGGCCATATCCATGGTTTATGCTGCACAGAATAATAATACTGGCGAGGCAATGCAAGGCATGGGTGGAGAAAATGATCTAGCATCCATGAAGAATATGACTTTAGAGATGATCAATAATACTAACCAAGATCTTGAAAGCATGAAAGTCAATGCTAATGATACTACTATTGCAAATATTAATGATTATATCAGTGAGCTTGAATACATTAAATCAAATGTTGAAATTGCCGATTCAATAGAGGCTCTTAATACCGAAAGAACTAGTTTGGACGAGCTATTCAAAACAATGAATGGAACAATTGGATTTGGATTTCCGATGAATGGTGAAAAGCCCAACATGTCGGGAATGGGAGATCAGGCAGGACCAGGATCTTCTCAGATGCCTCAAATGGGTAATCAAACCGGACCAGGACCTGTTATGGGAAATCAGAGTGGATCTGGACCTTCTCAAATGCCTCAGATGGGTAATCAAACTAATGGACAGCCTCCAATGCAAGGTAATGGTTCTGCAATGATGGGAAGCCCAGAACAAAATACAGAGCAGGTACAGAATTCCTCGGAGGAATCGGGTATATTTGCAAAGATTATAGGCTTCTTCAAATCCCTGTTCAGTTCTGATTCTGCAGCCATAAGCAGTACTACGACAACGACAACATCTGATAGTTCAGCCTATACACAAAGCGGTGAAACTTTGAGTAAGTCGGATATGGAAATTACTGCAACGAACACTGATGAGTCAGCGATCAAAGTCACAGATGGTGGTAGTTTTACTCTTTCAGATTCCACGATAACAAAGACCGGTGATACATCTTCAACTGATAACAGTGACTTCTATGGCCTGAATGCAGGAGTTCTTTCAGAATCAGGCAGTAATATAGAACTCAGTAACTGTACTGTGACTACTAATGCAAATGGTGCAAATGCCGTGTTTGCAACAGGGTCTGGTTCTTCAATTACCCTTTCAGATGTAAAGATAGAGACCAGCCAGGATGGATCACGTGGTGTAGATGCAACCCTTGGAGGCACAATTACTTGTACGGATGTGGATATCAGCACTCAGGGAGCACATTGTGCTACAATTGCAACTGACCGCGGAAGTGGAACAATAACTGTTACGGGAGGAACTATGACTACAGCTGGCGATGGCTCCCCTGCAGTTTATTCAACCGGTAATATTACAGTAAGCGATGCAACCCTTACAGCTACTGGTTCCGAGGCCGCCGTAATAGAAGGAAAGAATACTATAACCCTTAATGACTGTATTATAACAGGAATGAAGAAATGCGGAGCAATGCTATACCAGAGTTTCTCTGGAGATGCTGAGGTTGGTACCAGTGTCTTTACCATGAACGGAGGTTCTCTTACAGCAGCTGTTGGTCCTCTTTTCTACTCCACAAACACCAATGCAGTGTTTAATCTCAATGGTGTAGAACTTACAGGTAATTCCGACACTCTTCTTACAGCCAGTGCTGACAGATGGGGTACTGAAGGGTCTAATGGAGCTACTGTAGCCTTTAATGCAAATGCACAGTTACTGGATGGTAATATCACTTGTGATAATATCAGTTCTATTACAGTTACTCTGCACAATGGTACAACTCTTACAGGAGCTATTAACACTGAGAATACAGCTGGAATGATGGCTTTGAATATTGATTCAAGCAGTACCTGGAATGTTACGGGCACATCATATCTGACAACTTTTACAGATGATGACTCTACACTGTCCAACATCGATGACAATGGATACACCATCTACTATGATTCAAGCAACAGTGCAAACTCCTGGCTTGAAAGTAAGACTTATGACTTGAATGACGGAGGCAAACTCACTCCCATTTCAAGTTAA
- a CDS encoding glycosyltransferase family 4 protein: MKILQIYELSPHDNVGTGGIEVAIMETSREFVALGHEVTILTGARDIPQEQIIDGVQIISIDFCSLMKYTWNGANLSLARQALFPLVVLFNRPDTYDIYHGHIYSSGLIANYLARRAGGVAVNTIHGSYYPIWSKLANPFAARFYRTGERILAPALAKLSDIQFHTGDYFAQQVLAWGASKQKVKTIHNGADIVRFSPSLSQIADSHLITSSHGAIDSSIPVILTARRLVKKNGIEYLIKAMQLVLKEKQCQLMIIGEGAEHAALEQLTHDLDLQDNVHFLGLIPHEQLPPYLALADIAVIPSLMEASSIFMLEAMAMEKPVIATNAGGLPEVLPQSTGILVEPMDEMGLADAILELLQCEEKRLQLGKKAREHVEVNYSWKAVAKQMEAEYMRLLARKKKTLENQGRNYPSLISKFAANIVFNLKWE; encoded by the coding sequence ATGAAAATCCTGCAAATATATGAACTCTCACCTCATGACAATGTCGGAACCGGGGGTATTGAAGTTGCAATAATGGAAACATCCAGAGAATTTGTTGCACTAGGTCACGAAGTAACAATACTAACAGGTGCAAGAGATATCCCACAAGAACAGATTATAGACGGTGTACAGATTATAAGCATTGATTTTTGCAGTCTCATGAAATACACGTGGAATGGAGCAAATTTGTCACTTGCACGACAAGCCCTTTTTCCGCTGGTAGTTCTCTTTAATCGTCCAGATACCTATGACATTTATCATGGACATATATACTCATCCGGATTGATCGCAAATTATCTTGCTAGAAGAGCAGGCGGTGTTGCCGTAAATACTATTCACGGTTCATATTATCCAATATGGAGCAAACTTGCAAATCCCTTTGCTGCTAGATTTTATAGAACAGGAGAGCGCATATTAGCACCAGCACTTGCAAAACTGTCAGATATCCAGTTTCACACCGGAGATTATTTTGCACAACAGGTGCTCGCATGGGGTGCTTCAAAGCAGAAAGTAAAAACCATACACAATGGTGCGGATATTGTTAGGTTTAGCCCATCATTATCTCAAATTGCTGACTCACACCTGATAACTTCTTCGCATGGAGCAATCGATTCCTCAATACCTGTAATACTCACAGCACGCCGCCTTGTTAAAAAAAATGGAATTGAATATTTGATTAAAGCGATGCAATTGGTATTAAAAGAAAAACAATGTCAACTGATGATCATTGGCGAAGGGGCAGAGCATGCAGCTTTAGAACAATTAACACATGATCTGGATCTCCAGGACAACGTGCATTTTCTGGGGTTAATTCCTCACGAACAGCTTCCTCCATACCTTGCACTTGCTGATATTGCCGTGATTCCAAGCCTTATGGAAGCTTCCAGTATATTCATGCTCGAAGCAATGGCAATGGAAAAACCCGTGATAGCAACAAATGCCGGTGGACTTCCGGAAGTATTACCCCAATCTACAGGCATACTTGTAGAACCGATGGATGAAATGGGACTTGCAGACGCTATATTGGAACTGTTGCAATGCGAAGAAAAGCGTTTACAGCTTGGCAAGAAGGCAAGAGAGCATGTAGAAGTTAATTACTCATGGAAAGCTGTTGCCAAACAAATGGAAGCAGAATACATGAGATTATTGGCAAGGAAAAAAAAAACACTTGAAAATCAAGGGAGGAATTATCCCTCCTTAATTTCTAAATTCGCAGCAAACATTGTTTTTAACTTGAAATGGGAGTGA
- a CDS encoding polysaccharide deacetylase family protein — protein sequence MTKTKVCIRIDIDTVRDTQVIPIVLEILDRFDTSATFFVTTGEDMTFRNFKNYLNPIKLLQKKAIQQHGIQQMLRGMLYKQQVQKSANVQLILEKKHELGLHGYHHYNWMNTLQDKKLEDIREWISKGSEMFEAAYGFKPLSFASPGFATSPEFLEALEDFNFAYSSDFRGKEAFYPCINEHKLSTMQLPVAEKSFGELEFEGFSQDQIYNIMINDLNDAQDFFVFYMHPSYEPILNRDLLFKVMEYITSSGKFEIITMHQLAQHIKKGDLDENPANI from the coding sequence ATGACAAAAACAAAAGTTTGCATCAGGATCGATATCGACACAGTAAGAGACACTCAAGTAATTCCGATTGTCCTGGAAATACTTGACCGATTCGATACATCTGCTACATTTTTTGTCACAACTGGGGAAGACATGACCTTCAGGAATTTCAAAAATTACCTCAATCCCATAAAACTGCTACAAAAAAAGGCTATTCAGCAACATGGTATTCAGCAAATGCTAAGAGGAATGCTATACAAACAGCAGGTTCAGAAATCTGCAAACGTGCAATTGATCCTGGAAAAAAAGCATGAACTAGGACTGCATGGATATCATCACTACAACTGGATGAACACACTTCAAGATAAAAAACTTGAAGATATAAGAGAATGGATATCTAAAGGCTCAGAAATGTTCGAAGCTGCATACGGTTTCAAGCCATTATCTTTTGCATCTCCGGGTTTTGCAACGAGTCCTGAGTTTTTAGAAGCATTGGAAGATTTCAATTTTGCATATTCCAGCGATTTCAGGGGAAAAGAAGCATTTTACCCCTGCATCAACGAGCATAAATTATCAACTATGCAGCTGCCTGTAGCAGAAAAATCATTTGGGGAATTAGAATTTGAAGGATTTTCCCAGGATCAGATATATAATATAATGATAAACGACCTGAATGATGCACAGGATTTTTTTGTATTCTACATGCATCCTTCCTATGAACCAATACTCAATAGGGACCTTTTATTCAAGGTGATGGAGTATATCACATCATCCGGTAAATTTGAGATAATCACAATGCACCAACTCGCACAGCACATAAAAAAAGGGGATCTGGATGAAAATCCTGCAAATATATGA
- a CDS encoding CPBP family intramembrane glutamic endopeptidase — MNYKKIGLNNFQASWFIIDIILAIVLSEYIFTYLSAGEGIILCLGLTILIYVIISGVNMKQGFINSAESLALIPLYVLFTSSLPWFFINQQFLMPAVYSIILALCFWHMHEKNILPEDAGLKGNKLLKYAAIGVLIGICTGPIEYWVLKPAPSFPTFELKYLLRDLIYMIFFVGVGEELLFRGLIQNDLISAFGTKAGIIGQAFLFGVMHMTWRSPLELVFTFFAGLLFGILYRKTGSLTGPIVFHGINNVMLVTILPYYFSGLLK, encoded by the coding sequence GTGAATTACAAAAAGATTGGATTAAATAACTTTCAAGCAAGCTGGTTCATAATAGATATAATTCTGGCTATTGTACTTTCAGAATATATTTTCACTTATCTTAGTGCAGGGGAAGGTATAATTTTATGTCTGGGACTTACTATCCTGATATATGTTATAATCTCTGGAGTAAACATGAAGCAGGGATTCATAAATTCCGCTGAATCATTGGCGCTCATTCCCCTATATGTGCTTTTTACATCATCTCTTCCCTGGTTCTTTATTAATCAACAATTCCTAATGCCAGCAGTATACTCAATAATTTTGGCTCTTTGTTTTTGGCACATGCATGAAAAAAATATTTTGCCCGAAGATGCAGGGCTTAAGGGAAACAAGCTGTTGAAATACGCTGCTATTGGTGTATTGATCGGAATCTGCACAGGACCCATAGAGTACTGGGTGCTGAAGCCTGCACCTTCATTTCCTACATTTGAACTAAAATACCTGCTGCGTGATCTTATATATATGATATTCTTTGTGGGTGTGGGAGAAGAACTATTGTTCAGAGGTTTGATACAAAATGATCTCATTAGTGCATTCGGAACTAAAGCAGGAATTATAGGACAGGCATTTTTGTTCGGAGTTATGCACATGACATGGAGATCTCCCCTTGAACTGGTATTTACATTCTTTGCAGGCTTATTGTTCGGCATCTTATATCGTAAGACCGGATCTTTAACCGGACCTATAGTATTCCATGGCATTAACAACGTAATGCTTGTAACGATTCTTCCCTATTATTTCAGCGGTTTGCTCAAATAG